CTCTGGCTCCTGATTTAGGATAATTTGAAAGCACACTCAAGGGTTTTGCACCAGGAACAAATATGCTATCACTTACCTCAAAATCCAGATCAGCGTTGTCGAGAAGATTTTCAGCATCTTCAATACTCAATCCTTTCAGATCGGGTACTTTAACTGATTCTCCATGGTTGGTACTCCAGGGTAAATAAATAAAGAAAAAAGAAAAGAAAAATATGAGAATCACTGAGATTACAATCCCAAGGTGAACAATTACGTCTGTTTTAGTATTAGTGCTGTATTTGGGCATTATACCTGTTTTGAATATTTCAACAAATTAATTCGATTTTAAAGTAAAAACCAAATCTCATACGAATTGAAGGATATATTATTTTACTTCTTGTAAAAAAACTTTATTTTATGATTTGAGCTTTTCTGCAAATGGGGCAAACATTTTTGCAAGATATTTTCCAACAATATCAAACTCAAGATTTATTTTATCACCGGGTTTTATATGTTGAAGATTGGTGTGAGTCCATGTATAAGGGATTATTGCTACAGCGAAACTGTCTTTTTCTGAATCAAAAACTGTTAAACTTATTCCATTCAAACAGATGGATCCTTTTTCCACGGTCATATTTCCTGTACTTCCATCATATTTTACATTTATTTTCCAAGACCCATTCTGGTCTTCCACTGAAACACATTCGCCTACCTGATCTACATGCCCCTGCACCATATGGCCATCAAATCGTGCATCTGATTTCATGCTTCTTTCAAGATTTACTGTATCTCCGGGTTTTAAGGACGATAGATTAGTTTTTTTTAGAGTTTCTTCAATGGCTGTTACCCGGTATTGGTTACCTTGTATTTCTTCCACTGTAAGACAAACCCCGTTATGGCTAAGGCTCTGATCCACTTTTAATTCTGAAGATATTGAGCTTTCAAAATAGAAACTGACATTGCTCTCATTTTTTTTTAATTCCTTCAGAATTGCTGTATTTTCTATTATTCCAGTAAACATTATCGCTTATTTTTGGATAAAAACTTAAAACTCATAAGGAGTTTTTTATTACTTTTATGAATTCGCAAAGTTATCTCATTTTTCCTTTAAATGATAAGAAAATATTACATTCAAATCGGTCTGGCAGTAGCTGTAATTGGAATTTTAGCATATTCTTTTTCGGGTAGCCCTGATTTTCATGACCTTACACTGAAATCTTTTGAAGATTATAAAAATGGCATTATCAATGGTGCCGACCGGCTGGTATTGGAAGAAAATAGAGATGGCTTTGATTTTTTTACACCAGAAAAAAAATGGGTAATAGAAGCTGAATTTATTCCGGAAAACAGTGGAAGAGAATTTGAAATGCTGATGACAGATTCAACTACTGAAGTGGCTCAGCTAAAAGGTGTGGCAAGTTTTAAATTCGAAAATTCAAATGTTAAGGTATTGATATTTGAAGAAGAGGCCAGTTATCTGCTGCCATTCAAAGATTTAACAAATGGGAAAACCACATATGGAGGAGGCAGGTACATAAATTTGCCAAAAGAAGCATTGAAAGGAGATAAACTTGAGATTGATTTTAACCGTGCCCGAAATTACTATTGTGTATATACCGAACAATATATTTGCCCTGTTCCACCACCTGAAAACTCGTTGAAAATAGCAGTTGAAGCGGGAGAAAAGATTTTTAAAAAGAAATGAGTTTTGATTTTTTTGGAAACCAATTTTAAATAGCTTTATTTATTTATGAAAAAGCAATTATTACAAATTCTGTTTCTTTGTGTAACCGGTATTTTACCTGTTTTTTCCCAGGAAGATATATTAAAAGATACCCAAAAAAATGAAGGCTATTTTACCTTTTATTGGAATGAAGCAAAGGGTAAAGTATTCCTTGAAGTCAAAAATATTGGTGAGGAATTTCTTTATTATCCTAGTCTGGCAGAAGGTTTGGGCTCCAACGATATTGGTCTTGACAGAGGATTGCTGGGACAGGAGCATATTCTTAAATTCGAAAAAACAGGAAACAAACTTCTATTAATTGAACCTAATTATCAATACCGGGCCAATTCCAATGATATTCTTGAAAAAAATGCAGTGAAAGAATCTTTTGCTAAATCTGTATGGTTTGGTTTCGAAATACTGAAAAATATTAATGGAAACTATATAATAGACCTAACTCCTTTTTTACTAAGAGATGCAATTGAAGCGGGAAAGACCTTAAGTTCGACAAAACAAGGCAATTTTTCTTTTGATGCATTAAGATCAGGAATTTATTCACCGATGTGTAAATCATTTCCACAAAACACAGAATTTCAGGTTGTTATAACTTTAATGGCCAATGCCAGTAGCAATCCGGGACAGTATATTAATTCCATAGTTCCTACTTCAGATTATGTGAGCATGCATCAGCATCATTCGTTTGTAAAACTGCCGGAACCCGGTTTTAAAACCCGGGAATTTGACCCTAGAATTGGTTATATTGGAATTGATTATTTCGATTATTCGTCACCCATAAACGCTCCTATACAGAAAAAGCTAATTTCAAGACATAGACTGGAGAAAAAAGATCCAAACGCTGTGTTAAGTGAGCCGGTAAAACCAATAGTTTATTATCTCGACTCAGGGGTGCCGGAGCCCATCAGATCAGCACTATTTGAAGGTGCTACCTGGTGGAATCAGGCTTTTGAAGCTGCCGGATACAAAGATGCCTTTCAGGTCAAAATGCTCCCTGCCGATGCAGATCCTATGGATATCAGATATAATTTGGTGCAATGGGTACATAGAAGTACCAGAGGCTGGTCTTATGGAACAAGTATTATTGATCCGCGTACCGGGGAGATTTTGAAAGGAAAAGTATCTCTGGGTTCATTGCGTGTAAGGCAGGATTATCTGCTGGCTCAGGGTTTAGCAGGTGATTTTTCGCCAGGAAAATCTGATACATTGTTAACAAAAATGGCACTTGACCGATTAAAACAACTTTCTGCTCACGAGATTGGTCATACGCTGGGTTTACCTCATAATTATATTTCAAGCATCAACGGCCGGGCCTCGGTGATGGATTATCCACATCCACTGGTTTATTTGAAAGATGGCAAAGTTAAACTCGATGAAGCTTACAGCATGGGTATTGGTGAATATGATAAATCTTCAATTATTTGGGGTTATCAGGATTTTCCTAAAGGTGTAAATGAGAAAATGGAATTGGAACGGATTGTGAAAAATCTTTTTGAAAAAAGACTTCAGTTTTTAACCGATCAGGATGCACGCCCTGACGGTTCTGTTCACCCTCAAACGCACTTATGGGACAATGGTTCCAATGCCACAGAAGAGCTGACACGTGTCATCGAAATGAGAAAAGTAGTATTGAGTGAGTTTGATGATAAAAAAATACCAGATGGTACACCGTTGGCACAAATTGAAGAAGTCTTTGTGCCCATGTATATGCTGCACCGGTATCAGGTACAGTCGGCTTCTAAATCGCTTGCCGGAGCATATTATTCCAATGCACTAAAAGGTGACAATCAGTTGATTTTTAAGCCGGTATCTGCTGATGATCAAAGGAAGTCTTTGAAAGCCCTGGTACAAACACTTGAACCTGATTTTTTGGCCATGCCTAAACAATTGCTTGGTTTAATTCCACCCCGACCGTTCAGATATCCGGCTAACAACCGAGAGGTTTTCAAACGCAGAACCGGAATGACATTTGATGTTTTGGCACCTGCTGAAAGTTCGGCCCAGTTGACTTTAAGCCTGATACTTGAGCCCAAAAGGATTTCCAGATTGGCAACACAGCAGATTTATGATAAAAATCTACCATCCCTGGCAGAGGTTCTAAATCTTTTGACCCAAAGACTTTTAAATGAATCAGATATTTATAAAAACAACTATTTCGGACAAATTAAAAGAGTGGTTGCCGAACAATATGTTTATAGTCTAAAAATGGTTTTGGTTGATAATCAGTGTAATGTAGAGGCTAAATCCAATATTGCAGCAGAATTGAAATCAATTGAAAACCGGATAGTCAATAAGCAATCTCAGGCCGGTGGTTTTGGAATGTTGATTTTAGATATCATCAGAAAACCAGAAAGTGATTTTGAGAAAACTAAAACTAACTACCTAATTGCTCCTGATGGTCAACCCATTGATGAGGAACAAGATTGGCTGGGTTGCGAAAATTTGGATCAGCATTAAAGAAAAGGAATCTCAGTGGTGCTTTTCACTTCCGACATCACAAAGAAAGAGTTGATCAAAGATACACCTTCAATTGAAGATAATTTTACCTGATGAAAAGTATGATATGCCTCCATGTCAGGTACTATTATTTTCAGTAAATAATCAAAACTTCCTGATACGAAATTACATTCCACCACTTCAGGTAATGCGGCTATTGCCTTGTCAAAAATCTCTGAAACGCTTTTGGTCTGTTTTATCAAAGTTACGTGAGAAAACACTGTGAGTCCTACGCCAAGTACTTTTTTGTTAAGAATCCCAACGTATTTTTCAATGATTCCTTCATTTTCCATTCTCTTAACTCTGTCATGAACGGGAGTAAGTGAAAGATTGATTTTTTCTGCAATTTCTTTAAAAGTGAGCGTTGAATCCTGTTGAATCAACTTCAGGATTTTTTTATCTATTTCATCAAGGCGATATTTCATCAGAAAAAAATACTTAAAAGTTTATTTTATGAATATAAATTTCGAAAATATTTCTGAAAATTACTATGTTTTCAAAAAAATATCTTTATTTATTCAAAGTATGACAAAAAATATTCTTATAATATAATTTTGTACATGAAAATATTCTTTAATGTTTTCTGTCGCTTTACATTAACAACAAACTTAAAATGATAGTAGGAGTACCTAAAGAGATTAAAAACAATGAAAATCGTGTTGCTATGACTCCCGCAGGAGTGATGGAGTTAGTAAAATACGGACATCAGGTTTTTATTCAAAAAGATGCAGGGATAAACAGTGGATTTAGTGACGCAGAGTTCAAATCTGCCGGAGCTTCAATTCTTGAAACAATTGAAGAGGTTTATCACATAGCAGAAATGATTGTGAAAGTAAAAGAGCCGATTGAGTCAGAGTATAAGCTCATTAAAAAAGATCAGTTGGTGTTTACTTATTTTCATTTTGCGTCTTCAGAAGTGCTCACCCAAGCCATGATTGGCAGCGGTGCGGTATGTCTCGCCTACGAAACAGTCGAAAAAGCCGATCGTTCTCTGCCGCTTTTGATACCAATGTCAGAAGTGGCCGGGCGTATGGCAATTCAGGAAGGAGCCAAGTATCTTGAAAAACCACAAAAAGGCAAAGGAGTTCTTTTGGGTGGTGTTCCGGGTGTTCCTACAGGAAAAGTTTTGATTTTGGGTGGAGGAATTGTAGGTACCCAAGCTGCAAAAATGGCTGCTGGCCTTGGGGCCAGAGTTGTGATTATGGACGTAAGTTTGCCACGGTTGAGACATTTGTCCGATATCATGCCTGCTAATGTTACCACAATTTTGTCAAACGAATACAATATCAAAGCCGCTATCAAAGATGTTGATTTGATAGTAGGAGCAGTGCTAATACCAGGAGCCAAAGCACCGCATTTGATTACTAAAGATATGTTAAAGCTCATGAAACCAGGTACAGTTGTGGTGGATGTGGCTGTTGATCAGGGAGGATGTATCGAAACTTGTCATCCAACTACTCATCAGGATCCGATTTATATCATCGACGATGTGGTTCATTACTGTGTAGCAAACATGCCTGGTGCGGTACCTTATACCTCAACTATGGCTTTGACCAATGCCACTTTGCCTTTCGCTTTAGACCTTGCCAATAAAGGTTGGAAAAAAGCCTGTGCTGAAAATAATGAACTCAAAAAAGGATTGAATATAGTAAACGGAAAAGTTGTTTACGCTGGTGTTGCAGATGCCTTTGGCCTTCAATTGGCTGAAGTTGAGGACTTATTTGATTGAGGATTTCCCTAAACGTTATATTTTTTTATTCCGGATATATCCCCGAAGTTTTTTGGGGATATATTTTTTTATCCTAACTTTCTGAAATTATTAGTCGGACTTTTTAATCCGAATTGTCTATAAATGAGAAAATTAAAATTAATATTTTTTATTATTTTTTGGAGTTCAATTTCCTTTGCTCAGACCATAATCAGAGGACCTTATTTACAAAAACGTACTCAAACAGGAATCCAGATAAGGTTCAGAACTGATTCACCGGTTTTGGCTAGTATAAAAATCGGTAACAATTTAGGTGTTTATTCCAACGAGTTTTTTGAAATCGGAAGCAATACCGAGCATAATATAGAAATCACAGGTCTTCAGCCTTATTCAAAATATTACTACGCAGTTTTCAACGGAACTCAGATTTTGGAAGGTTCGGCAGATAATTTTTTCTATACAACACAATTGGCTGGAAGTGAGCAAAAAATAAAACTTTGGGTCACCGGAGATTGCGGAACTCAGACCGCAATGCAAGCAAGGGTTAAAAACCAATTCCTTAGTTATATTGGATCAGATTATATGGACGGCTGGCTGCTTTTAGGCGACAATGCCTATTCGACGGGCTTGGATACTGAATTTCAAAATAAGTTTTTTGGGGTATATCAAAACGACCGGATTATGAAACAAACCGCCATATATCCGGTGCCTGGAAATCATGATTATTATTCCGGATCGGCCAATGGTTCAAATCATAATGTGCCTTATTATCAGATTTTTTCAGAGGTTAAGAACGGCGAAATGGGTGGCGTGCCTTCAGGCCAAAAAGAATACTACTCTTATGATATTGGGAATGTGCATTTTATTGCGATGGATTCTTTTGGAAAAGAGCTCGGTTCGACAGCCCATTCTTTATCTGACACACTTTTGCCCCAGATTGTTTGGTTAAAAAATGATTTGGCCGTTAATACAAAGAAATGGACGATTCTCTACTGGCATCACCCACCTTATACAATGGGTTCGCATAATAGCGATACTGAAGCCGATTTGGCAGCTATCCGTACCAATTTAATTCCCATTTTAGAAAGATATAATGTAGATTTGGTGCTTAACGGTCATTCGCATACTTATGAGCGTAGTAAATTAATGAAAGGTCATTTTGGGAATTCATTGTCATTTTCTCCGACACAACACCTGGTTAGTACTTCCTCTGGAAAGTTTGACGGTTCAGCAGATTCATGTCCTTATCATAAAAAATCTGATGGATCCGTTAAGGGAACAATTTATGCAGTAGCGGGTTCTGCCGGGTGGTCACCCAGTGGTCAGGCAAATTTCCCTCATCCGGCTTTACCATTTTCAGAAAAAACAATTGGCGGCAGTGGTTTTCTCGAAATTGAAGGTGACAGGCTGGATTTTAAGATGATAAGTGAAACGGGTACAATAGTGGATAAATTTACTATTTTTAAAGATGTAAACAGGACTCAAACACTTAATGTGGCTTCAGGTACAATCACTTATGAATTAAAAAGTCCTTATAAGGAGCCATCAAATTGGGTTTCTGAAAACTTACCTACTAATTCTGTTATTTTGTCGCCACCCATTAACGGAACAGTATTTCATGTAGAAGATACAAAAGGATGTTTTAAGGATACTTTGAAAATAGAAACTTCAAATCCCTGTGAAAATATTTATACTATTACCAGAAAGATTGAAATCGGAACAAATATTGACTTGAAGAGTTCTGAAAAGATTATATTAAGTGCACAGGTTTTCGAAAATACAATTTCTGTTTTTGATGCCAGTAATTCGCTCGAATTACTTCCTG
The sequence above is a segment of the Cytophagaceae bacterium genome. Coding sequences within it:
- a CDS encoding riboflavin synthase, whose product is MFTGIIENTAILKELKKNESNVSFYFESSISSELKVDQSLSHNGVCLTVEEIQGNQYRVTAIEETLKKTNLSSLKPGDTVNLERSMKSDARFDGHMVQGHVDQVGECVSVEDQNGSWKINVKYDGSTGNMTVEKGSICLNGISLTVFDSEKDSFAVAIIPYTWTHTNLQHIKPGDKINLEFDIVGKYLAKMFAPFAEKLKS
- a CDS encoding DUF1684 domain-containing protein, producing MIRKYYIQIGLAVAVIGILAYSFSGSPDFHDLTLKSFEDYKNGIINGADRLVLEENRDGFDFFTPEKKWVIEAEFIPENSGREFEMLMTDSTTEVAQLKGVASFKFENSNVKVLIFEEEASYLLPFKDLTNGKTTYGGGRYINLPKEALKGDKLEIDFNRARNYYCVYTEQYICPVPPPENSLKIAVEAGEKIFKKK
- a CDS encoding zinc-dependent metalloprotease — protein: MKKQLLQILFLCVTGILPVFSQEDILKDTQKNEGYFTFYWNEAKGKVFLEVKNIGEEFLYYPSLAEGLGSNDIGLDRGLLGQEHILKFEKTGNKLLLIEPNYQYRANSNDILEKNAVKESFAKSVWFGFEILKNINGNYIIDLTPFLLRDAIEAGKTLSSTKQGNFSFDALRSGIYSPMCKSFPQNTEFQVVITLMANASSNPGQYINSIVPTSDYVSMHQHHSFVKLPEPGFKTREFDPRIGYIGIDYFDYSSPINAPIQKKLISRHRLEKKDPNAVLSEPVKPIVYYLDSGVPEPIRSALFEGATWWNQAFEAAGYKDAFQVKMLPADADPMDIRYNLVQWVHRSTRGWSYGTSIIDPRTGEILKGKVSLGSLRVRQDYLLAQGLAGDFSPGKSDTLLTKMALDRLKQLSAHEIGHTLGLPHNYISSINGRASVMDYPHPLVYLKDGKVKLDEAYSMGIGEYDKSSIIWGYQDFPKGVNEKMELERIVKNLFEKRLQFLTDQDARPDGSVHPQTHLWDNGSNATEELTRVIEMRKVVLSEFDDKKIPDGTPLAQIEEVFVPMYMLHRYQVQSASKSLAGAYYSNALKGDNQLIFKPVSADDQRKSLKALVQTLEPDFLAMPKQLLGLIPPRPFRYPANNREVFKRRTGMTFDVLAPAESSAQLTLSLILEPKRISRLATQQIYDKNLPSLAEVLNLLTQRLLNESDIYKNNYFGQIKRVVAEQYVYSLKMVLVDNQCNVEAKSNIAAELKSIENRIVNKQSQAGGFGMLILDIIRKPESDFEKTKTNYLIAPDGQPIDEEQDWLGCENLDQH
- a CDS encoding Lrp/AsnC family transcriptional regulator; its protein translation is MKYRLDEIDKKILKLIQQDSTLTFKEIAEKINLSLTPVHDRVKRMENEGIIEKYVGILNKKVLGVGLTVFSHVTLIKQTKSVSEIFDKAIAALPEVVECNFVSGSFDYLLKIIVPDMEAYHTFHQVKLSSIEGVSLINSFFVMSEVKSTTEIPFL
- the ald gene encoding alanine dehydrogenase, translating into MIVGVPKEIKNNENRVAMTPAGVMELVKYGHQVFIQKDAGINSGFSDAEFKSAGASILETIEEVYHIAEMIVKVKEPIESEYKLIKKDQLVFTYFHFASSEVLTQAMIGSGAVCLAYETVEKADRSLPLLIPMSEVAGRMAIQEGAKYLEKPQKGKGVLLGGVPGVPTGKVLILGGGIVGTQAAKMAAGLGARVVIMDVSLPRLRHLSDIMPANVTTILSNEYNIKAAIKDVDLIVGAVLIPGAKAPHLITKDMLKLMKPGTVVVDVAVDQGGCIETCHPTTHQDPIYIIDDVVHYCVANMPGAVPYTSTMALTNATLPFALDLANKGWKKACAENNELKKGLNIVNGKVVYAGVADAFGLQLAEVEDLFD
- a CDS encoding metallophosphoesterase produces the protein MRKLKLIFFIIFWSSISFAQTIIRGPYLQKRTQTGIQIRFRTDSPVLASIKIGNNLGVYSNEFFEIGSNTEHNIEITGLQPYSKYYYAVFNGTQILEGSADNFFYTTQLAGSEQKIKLWVTGDCGTQTAMQARVKNQFLSYIGSDYMDGWLLLGDNAYSTGLDTEFQNKFFGVYQNDRIMKQTAIYPVPGNHDYYSGSANGSNHNVPYYQIFSEVKNGEMGGVPSGQKEYYSYDIGNVHFIAMDSFGKELGSTAHSLSDTLLPQIVWLKNDLAVNTKKWTILYWHHPPYTMGSHNSDTEADLAAIRTNLIPILERYNVDLVLNGHSHTYERSKLMKGHFGNSLSFSPTQHLVSTSSGKFDGSADSCPYHKKSDGSVKGTIYAVAGSAGWSPSGQANFPHPALPFSEKTIGGSGFLEIEGDRLDFKMISETGTIVDKFTIFKDVNRTQTLNVASGTITYELKSPYKEPSNWVSENLPTNSVILSPPINGTVFHVEDTKGCFKDTLKIETSNPCENIYTITRKIEIGTNIDLKSSEKIILSAQVFENTISVFDASNSLELLPGFESKAGSVFTAKTGGCVSITSP